Below is a window of Phocoena sinus isolate mPhoSin1 chromosome 2, mPhoSin1.pri, whole genome shotgun sequence DNA.
caaaggagtATAAAGGACCCAAAGAAAGCACTTAAAGCAAGGTATAAGATAGCAGAGGGTGTAGTGAAGGTGCAGTCGTTATAAAAATGAACCAGTAGGCATTGGAAGCTGAAAGACGCCTGGGTTGCAGTTAAACCTAAAACCCATACATGAGCCGTCAGTACCTTATCCTCTGCAGCCATTAATGCTTTCAAGGTCTGATCCATTATTCTTAATTGTTCTTCCAGCTGTCGAACTTGGCTGTTAGTGGACACAGGAAATGCACAAGGCCATTCTCAAAATCAGTGTGCAGGTAAGGCATGCAGTGATACACGCATTCATACATAGACACCCCACGCAAGTCCTCCGTGTTCCATACTCGTGGCTCATCCACGTCAAATGAGCACTTAAGGAGCCCGGAGCTGAAACAGGTAAATGTGCAGCTGCCAGAAGGTCATGCTGTTTAGTCACTGCTCCGCAGCaccccacacacagcctcctgGCGCCGGGCCCGCTTACCCTTCTGAGAGCTCAGCCCGCTCCTCTGCACGCTCCAGGTCACTCTCAATGATGACCAGCTTACGGGCCACCTGCAGCagaacaaacacaaaacacacacaccatggGGCTTCCAAGCTCTGAGGAGGGGTGTGGGGTGAGGACTGGATCCGTCAGCCCCTAGGAGTCCTTGCCTCCAAACAAGATGATCCTCTTTCCCGTGCACTGGAGAGAAGCAACTCTCCACCAGGCGTGCCCATGGAGAGGAGACCAGAGGCTTCTGCTCACCAAGACCCAGCGTGGTTAGTTATGGGTGGGCTGGCTCATCTTTAGTCCTACCTAGGTGAGGCCTGTATAATTACATAGCAGCCAGACCAAgtgtggaaggagggagagagacgaaGTTCACAATCTCCAAACTAGCAGTGTGATGAGACATACGCCTTTTATGCTGAAAAGGCGGGGCTGCAAGACAAGACTGAAAATAATCCTGAGAACTCCATCCATCTAGAGCTCTGTACCTCGACTCCCTCTGTGTGCAGCAGGCTACAAATGCCAACAGAAACAGCAAGAGAGGCTGACATGAGAAGCTGCTGAGGTGACTAATGAGGTCAGTGGAAGAAAGGACCAGAGAGAAGGGATCCTAGGAAGCATTTCAAAATTAGTGGGCGTAGTGTAACCTGGAGATGGGAGATGATGATGACGAAGAGTCAGTGCTGTTTCAGGATAGCCATAGTATATTAAGGGAAAAACTAAAACCTTAACACAGTCATATGGGCTCTGTTATCACACAGGAGGTTGCTTTCATGGGGCATGACCAGGAGGTGATTCACCTGTGAACcctgaggagagaggaggacagACAGAAAGGCCTCCATGAATCTAGGGAGCAAGTGCATGGTCTGTGTCTCCACACTGACTGAACTGGGCTGTGCCAGGTGAATCATACTAGGGAGAAGTGCTTGTGTGGTGACAGCATGAGAGGTCCCTTCCACAAAACACAAGAGGCCCAACTCTCCCTTCTCCTGACCAGAGAACTTTTGTCCtggtctttgtgtgtgtgtttggggcggggggtggggggaggcatgGGGGCACAAAAAAAGTTTTGGTCTTTCCCAGTGCAACTGATCCCCTAGCAGGATCAAAATTGAGAACCGTTTTCTGGGGACAAAGGAACTCTGCTTCTCAAAACCACCCATTTCTGCTAAGGAAGCAGATGGTTTCACTGAAGAACGCAAGGCTGCACACTGCTCCCCCGCTCCTGGGCCCCCGCGGATGGGAGTCCACAAGGCCTTGGGCCCCAGGATCTGACCTCTTCATACTTGCGGTCGGCATCCTCAGCGATGTGCTTGGCCTCTTTCAGTTGGATCTCctgaatttccattttctcctcatCCTTTTGAGCTCGGCTTTCAATGACTTTCATGCctctgaaaaggaaaacatgCAGGAAGGCCCAAGATTTAGAGGTGACCTGCACAAACTCACCCTGCACCACAGTGGTTTGTGAGGCTCAGTGTAACTGACAGACCGAAACAGAGCACAGAGCTACTTTTATCTTCCAAACCATGAAACAAGACTTTCCAGAGCTGAAAGCAGAAAAGACATACACTTCCCTCTCTCTGTTTATTGTGAATGAAAGGTTACACTTTTGGTACTGTTGACACTGTCCAGGCAGCTAATGTGAAATGAAAGGTACCATGTGAGGATCCTGTTTGAATGTGGGAGGCATGGAATCAAGAAAGGTCAACAAGCTTTACCTGCTATATAAATAATGGGACTTCTGCCCTTTTCTGGTGGGAAGCTTCAGCTTAAAAATGGACCAAAGTTAGAACGAAGGCAAACTTATCTTCATGTacttccttcccacaaagaaagTAGCTGTTCTTACCCCTTTAGCCACAAATGTAAGTATCAGATTGAACCAAATGAAATTGCTGGTATTTGACCACATCGGACCTgcaaaaatggcaatttcatgtgGGTTGACCTATATTTTAGAGAAGAAACTGAGTTTTGCCTATAATAAAACTCATAATAGAGGTGTTGAGAGGCAGGACCAACACCATTTTCTATGCTGATGTATACGTTTGGATCCTTCAGCATGGTGGTaagttttagaaaatgttaattgACCTATATTACAGATTTATGCAATAACAAATTGTGTTAAAACGGGAATCATTTACCAAAATCTAAGTAGGcagtaagataaataagtcactatttttttttttttttttaatttatttattcatttatttatttttggctgtgttgggtcttcgtttctgtgcaagggctttctctagttgtggcaagcgggagccactcttcatcgcggtgcgcgggcctctcactgtcgcggcctctcttgctgcggagcacaggctccagacgcgcagagctcagtatttgtagctcacgggcccagctgctccgtggcacgtgggatcttcccagaccagggcttgaacccgtgtcccctgcattggtaggcagactctcaaccactgcgccaccagggaagccctatttttttttttttttaatgaagcactACAGTGTATTTTAGGAGACCTGCATCTTGGCTCGGCCATAAATTCTCTTTGAGAGTTCGGGCAGGCCATACCAGTCTCTGAACCctagtcttctcatctgtaaaaccaggGGACTGGAGTAAATGATCTCTAAATACCTTTTTACTCCAATGTCTAACACTGCCAGACTGCCTTCCTTTCAGGTTCACTAACAAGTGTATTTCAggaagaagccagccacaaaacCGTTGGTTATATGTACACTGTAAGAGATGAGAGTCATCTTTAAGAATTCCAAAACTCTCGATTAGAAAAGAATCAATAATCAACAGTGAATAATGAGCTGAAAACTTCAGCTAAAGAGCTTCTTTAATCCTAAAGTCTGAAATCATTCTTTATCCATGGTGGCAGGGGGCAGAAATGCACCTCAAAGAcggagaaatggacaaaatgaCTGACTGCATGCACCTGCCCAGGTCACAGCGCAGAAACACACTGCCAGTGTCTGAGACATCACAATACTTTGTCATCCCTCGAAGGGCAGAACTCTCTCTAGTCTTGTGGAGTCTTTCTTGGAGTGCTTCCAAGTAATATGAGTACAATAACTTGAGCACAATAACTTGAACAGTTGAACATGAGAGAAAATGCCTGGTGGAATACACGATGGCTGATATGGCCCTGGTTTTCCTTTACCACCACAAGGCTGAATCTTGGGGTAATGAGTCAGGTAGAGCCAGGTCATAGTGGGAGCATGCTCAGCAGACATGCAGATCTGACTGTACTTACCTATGCACGCGTGTCTTATCAGCTTTACTAAGTCCAAAACAATTTACTTTTGTGGATCGTATTTCTGTTTTAtctgtgctttctcttcctctcatttcttGGGCTCTTTGACAACTGACAGCCCATACTGTATTTACCTCGGCCTAAGCCTCCTTggtatatttcatgttttttaacatctttattggagtataattgctttacaatggtgtgttagtttctgctttataacaaagtgaatcagctatacatatacatatgttcccatatttcttccctcttgcgtctgcccccctcccaccctccctatcccacccctctaggtggtcacaaagcaccgagctgatctccctgtgctatgcggcttccttggtatatttttaaataaagttatcttttttaaaaaaatgcataattGCTCCATGGTCAGTAAGAATTAAAGAACCAAAACACATCCCTAAAACCTCCTGTTTACACGTCCATCTCCCTCGCTGGGTGGTGAGCTCTAAGAGAGCAGGAATGGcgtctttttcttatttgtaaccTTGGGGTTTAAAACAGTGCTTTGCATAAAGGTGTCCCACTAATGTTAAATGAACAAAACCATTAGTAGCACCTGGATCAAGTCAGGAAATAGTGCCACCAAGgtactgtaaaattcttagaggcCCAAGATCAGAGAAGCCCTCCCGTTCCCCCAGGAGGAAAGGCTGTGCTAACAGGTGGGCTGGACGAGGGGTCCTCACCTCTCACTCTCATCTGCTGCCTTCTcggcctcctccagcttctgcagAGCTGTTGCCAGACGCTCCTGGGCACGATCCAACTCTTCCTCAACCAGCTGGATGCGTCTGTTCAGAGAAGCTACGTCGGCTTCAGCCTGGATAGAGAGAGTGAAAGGCATTTCAATGTCGGAGAGAAAGTGAGGGTAGTGCCTTCAGGAGGGGCTGAGACTGAAACACTGGTTCCAGATGGGAAGCCTGGGCCCTGTGGTGAGCCACCCTAAAGTGTGTTACAAGCCCTGGTCAACTCTGGAGTTGTCGGATACGTTCATCCATTGACATACCCAGTGAATGTCCACCTTGGGGTATATGCAGATCCACACACACCATCCTCATCGGACAAAGCGACCATCAGCAACACTCTCTCACTTGGTTCTCTTCCTCCACGGATTTCAACACGCTGGCTTTACCTGCCTGTTAAGGAGGAGCTTCATCACAGCCACCTCACTCGGTGGGGCCTGAGGTGTGGACAGAGGCGATGGGACTTACCCAGGCTCAGTCACACAAGACGAGAGCAGCATAGCGAGGACTCGGACTCAGGAGTCTCAATTCTCCTTTCTGCTGATTGTGTTCTCAAAGGggctttattaaatattttaggaactaaaatatttttaaattcagtggtTCTAAAATATACACCATACAGAGACACAGCAAAACCTAGCAAGCCCCCTGCCCTTCAGCACCCCTTTAGAATAACTGGTCACACTGGAAGAGGGCCAAGACAAATTTCCCAAGCGTTTGTGACATACGCCTACAGGAATTTCTCACAAGTCAAGGTTGCTACAAAAAGAGCTTCAAACTCCTTAGAAGAAAAGCAGTACAGATACTGTTTATACTTGGTATCTATCTCTGAAATAAGATGTTTCTTTTTGGGGGACGCAATGGTTACCTACAGTTATGAGCATTTGTTACTATAAGCCTTAGCACACTTGCAAGCCTGGACCGGTCCATTACATACACTTGCATTGATGGCTGTTTAAACATTATGCACGTAAGTGAAACACAGAATTTGTTAATCTGGTACTGTTTCCTCATCCACTCTGAATGTGTGCTCTTCCTGGGGTGATGGGGTTTTTAGGACACTTGGAAGTTTTCTAAAAACTACAACATGCACCTTGGGACTATGCTAGCTCTCTACCTACAGTCCTGTCTTCCTTACTCAACTGTAAGCTTCTTATGTGCAAGGAATCACAATTCACTGCACAGAGTATGGGCTCAGTAAAGGTCTACTGAACAAAATGAGTAAAACCAACCTAATTTAAACAAAAGCAACTTTTTTAGTTTCTGGACCCATGATACACAGTTTGAAATGCACATGCAGTTAGAGTCTACGATTATGGACTTAAAGTAAAGGAACACGAGAACATTCTGCTCTTTGCTCATCtagatttgtaaaattttaaaagtcaagttcTCTCTCGGAAAGAGAGGTGATTAGGGCATCTACAATCATGGTGAAGGACTTTATATAAAAACATGCAAATACACTTTTATCGCTTCAAAAATtaactatggggcttccctggtggcgcagtggttgagagtccgcctgctgatgcaggggacacaggttcgtgccccggactgggaagatgccacatgccgcggagcggctgggcccgtgagccatggccgctaagcctgcgcgtccggagcctgtgctctgcaacaggaaaggccacaacagtgagaggcccacgtaccacacacacacacacacaaaattaactatGTAGTAATAATTGGCTGATGAAGGCAGGAGGCAGGGGAAAATGTGAAATGAATCCGAGGTCAGTTAACAGTTGCACTGGCCCACAAAGTAGATCACTGAAGGTACACAGCTAGTAATGGGCTCCACCAGGTCTGGCAGGTGAATGTTGGGAGTTTTTTGGAGGAGGGATGAGGGTAATAGGGATAACACATTTCTTAAAtatggaaactttaaaaagtttttagccccatgtaaaaaaacaaaacaaaacaaaaccggaAGGAGGTATACATTAAGGGTATACTTTGGGATCAGGTCAGacttcttttctatattttccatttctagtaAAATTCTATTCATTTCATGAATGGGGGAAAACAAGCAAGCAACCCTGAAAGctgaaaactaaaatgaaaagcaaaacaaaaaccaccctccaaaacaccaccaacaaaaaaaccTCAGCAGAGTGTCTAGGTCATGTACTCAGaagtatttttcccccttttcttaaATATCCTTGTTATAGGTGCTGCAGCCAGAGAAATGTCAACAAGATATTCAAAACAATTTCTGTAGCCACCACACTCTAAGCTTCCTGTTCTGTTTTCGATCTGGGCCCCAACCTCAAGGACTTTGTACTCACAGAGAGGAGACTGTTTATACTCCGGGGAAAGAACCCTCCAGGTGCCAGGCCAGTCCGGGTCCCTGGCCTCCCACACACCTGGGGCATCAGAGAGTAAGGAGACAGCACCCCATGTTCGTTCCTGCCTCTGCACAAAAGATCTCCCTACCTGAGAGGGACACCCATCAATCCaaatcttccctcttccctcttatTGCCTCCACTCTAACCGTTCTTTCCCTTAGCTCTGGATACtgttttataaatgtcattaACTCCTTTTCCCCAGGAGCATTTTGTAGAACCTACATTAGGGGTTGTGCCCTACGGAAATACCAGTCAATAGGCCTCGTATACGGCACCAGAACAACAACTGGGAATGGAGACCTGTTCTAGGAGCCAGGACGGGcaacacagagaacagacctgtgggtGGTCCACAAAACGGGGTCTAAGATGTTTAGCTGGAGGGGTCCCTAGGCATTGTCCAGCAGTTCCCACAACTGGCTGGGTGTCCAAATTCACCAGGAGatgcatattaaaaatacaaatttccgggctttcctggtggttcagtggttaagaagctacctgccaatgcaggggacatggttcgagccctggtccgggaagatcccacatgccgcgaagcaactaagcccgtgtgccacaactactgagcccgtgtgcctagagcccgtgctccgcaacaagagaagccaccgcaatgagaagcccatgcacagcaacgaagagcagcccccgctggctgcaactagagaaagcctgcgcacagcaacaaagacccaatgcagccaaaaatttaaaaaaagaaacaaaagcaaaacaaatttccAGGCCCcatccctagagattctgattcaagaGGTCAGAAAGGAGGACAGGAATCTGCACTATAAAAAAgcaaccccccccccaccccacccaccgtCCAAAGAAGCTGGAAAATCCTGTGGGAACCACTCATCTAGCTCTTTGTAGAAGAGAGAataggaagagggagggagctTTGACATGCTCAGGTCACAGCCATCAGCGGCAGGTAAGACTAGCACCAAAGTCCCCTGGTCCTCACAGGCTGGCATGCCTGCCTCCCTTCTCAAGGCCTCCTGGAGCCTCGTGGAAGCCCTGGAACTGGTGGTTCTCACCTATGGAGTCTTTCTGCTTTCTGACGTCAGAGCAGCAGGTTCTCTACAGCCACCCTGACTCCAACCCCCTACCTGAGAAAAGGCCTTCAGCGAAAGAACCTAACCAGGACTAGAAGAACGGTTACTGTACTGAATATCATCCGCTAAACAAGTCCTCTCAATCCATTTGGAAAAAAGGTGTCGTATGAAATTGAAAACATCATCAAGTAACACCAGGGGGGTACCAGCTCACACAAGGACACAGAGCATTTGTTCTCAATCCCAGAAACCAACGCCTGCTGCCCCAGAGGTTTCAGAGCAGGATGGGCAAAGGTGCTTGTAGGTAACAGCCCAGATCTGAAAGCAGTGTCTGGGGTGTATCGATCTCTACATAAGCTTCCCCCGGGAAAAACCTGGGCTCTCACTGGCTTCTCAGGCCTCACCATACTGGTCTGATCGCAATTTAGTTTGGTTCTCTAGAATTCAAGATATATTCAATTCCATAAATTAATTAAGGACAcccttattttcactttttggggGGGGTGGACTATGCTCTATGTTCAAAAGGCCCACATCTCTCACCTGCACTAGCTTTTATCCCCGGTATGTATTCTCTGAGTTCTGAGGCTTATTTAGATATTTTCTAAGGTTCTTTCCATCACAGCACCTGGGCAGTTTACTTAAGACTTAACTGGCTGTTGCCTGTCAGTACAAACCCTACAGACACATGACCAtctgttatttaaaaagcagatataAATAACAAGGCACTTGGGAAGGGTCAAGACCCCAGACGCAAATTATTTCCAGGCATGGAAGTCACCCACGTGTACTGGGTTAGCTTCTAACGACAGCTCATGTGTTGACACTGCTGGTGAAGTCTTTGGGATGCtagtttctttcatttcaaaAGTGCTATTGTGTCCCAACATGTAATGAACTACTCAGAAAAGAGACTGCTATATTAGTAAAGGTTACCAACTGTCTTCCTGCAGATCTGTTGTTAAACAACCACCAGGGGCCCTACATGTGTGCCTTAGAGCTGCATGTGCCCCCCAGTCCCTTTCACAAGGTACCTAAGAAACTACAATAGATAGCAAGGGCATGCCCACACAATATAGCAAAATGTTACTCCAAGTCTGACTTGAAAGAGAACTTTTACAGGGCCTAGATTTTCATGAAATCCAGGTGTTCTAGCCAATATAActaaaggcaatttaaaaatagcaatgatttttactttaaaaacaagtaTTTCCGTTAGGACAATTAAGAAGAAATAATTGTAGGAGAATAATATTATATCCTAAAAATAAATCCTCTAGAATGTATGTTCAAAGTCCTACCTGAACTGGAGTACTGCATGGGATGATCAAAGGTCAGGCCTTTTTATTTCATGCGAACTGTAGATGTACAGACAAAGTTTCACCCAGTTTACTGTGTAAGACCCAAGTCACTACAGCCAAGTTAAACTTCTGCCCTTATATggtaaggaaaggggaaaaaaaacacagatgacATTAAGGGGCACTCCCATGGATAAGAGTTAAAAACAATCTCTCTATTGCTCCAAAGCCTGTAACTCACGAGGCATTTTTGTGTAATGAGTGAGAAGGGACGTGAACAGGGCACTGTAGTGCCTTCGCCTTGCCTATACATGAAAGCAGAAAGGCAGAGTATATATACACTCCAGCTACTGCCAccctggcgggggcggggggcaatAGGGGCACAAAATGcacttttagatttttgttttcagaaatatttgccAACTCTAAGGAGGGGAAGGGCTGGGAATTTTTGTAAATTGGTTTTTCCTGTGATTTAATGAAGTTACCAATTAAGAACCTACAGGCTGCAACTGTTAAGTGCCCTTGTTTGCTGAGTACCAtccagaaagaaggaaggcagaCTGCCTTCTTCCTGCTCCCTCTTTGATAAggacaaaagacaaacaaaaccctagTGGGTCACAAGACCTGGAGTCAACCATTACATCAAGCAAAGTAGCCTCATTCCAAAATTTTGAAGGGCCCACACACCTTGGAAAAACAAACCAGTAGAAAAAAAGGGATGGCTGCTTTTTCCAAAGTTAAGTGCTGGTTGTAATAGGGCCAATTAACTACAGCCTGTCTGAATCTTTGAGAATGTGAATTAGGGCCaactctccaaatattttttgcAGTGGCTCATGACTTTGTCACTAAATTTTTATCCTTGCTGCCAAGAGAAACTGTGACTGCTAGCTTAACTCACAGCTATGCCTGACAACTACCAAGAAACCACCTTCAATTAGCTACCTTTAAGTTCCAGTTTCATAAGTTAGGAACACCTCTCAATCTGAAATTCTCTCTTCCGTGGTCTGACCCAGTCCTCAAGTTGCTGTCATAAAAAGTTCTGTGCCCATCCAATCATCCGGATAGACTATTttcaaaaatcacttaaaaatttttgaagcTAAACCACTTTTAATAAAAAgctttgaaaagaatgaaatcattatCTTTACCCAACTGGCCCAGGAAGAGTACCGTCATAAAACTAAGCCCAAAAGAGAAGGTGAGTAAAATAGTAACAATGTGCCCTTCATAAAATTTATCTTCTGTGTCTAATATCAATCACCAGGCCAGCAGTCCATAAGAGGCTCTCCTGTACAGGACCACATATTCCCTTTCttagcagggggaggggagttcTACCCACTTCCACCACTAATACCACTTCGACCCACCAAACATTCCTTCCAGCCTGCCTGTGTCCTCTCTCCGTTcaagttgaaaaaagaaaaaaaaaaaactgattaggAGCATTGAAGTGGAGTGTTTTAAGATGTAGTGAAATGAGCAGCCCATCTTTAAGACCCTTTGATAGCTGGTGAACTGAAAGCAAAGGAGCAATAAGCGATGCCGAGTGTGGAGCAGTTCTAATACCAGCTGATGCAAGGCACTTACTCTAGTGTGCTAAGCACCattgcaacttctttttttttttttttttgcagtatgcgggcctctcactgttgtggcctctcccgttgcggagcacaggctccggacgcgcaggcccagcggccatggctcacggtcctagccgctccgcggcatgtgggatcttcctggaacggggcacgaacccatgtcccctgcatcggcaggcggactctcaaccactgcgccaccagggaagccctgcaacttCTTTACACACACTCTTTTCATCCTAACAACAGGCAGGTACTACTACCATTACCCACATTTTACAGTCGAGGAACTGAGGGACTGAGAAGTTAAATGATTCAAATCCTAGCAGGCTGGGCCCAGAGTTCTTGTTCTTATCCATCATGTTCTATTGGTTCTAATGGTTCAAGGACAACTGCGAGCCAGAGAGGGAGTCGGAATTCATTCATCGCCTGGCCAAATTCAGACATCCATGGGACCGCTGCTGTCTTGTCCTCTACAGAAAATGATCTTTTGCCTATTATTTCCTGGTTCTTGCCTATTTTATCTGAAACTTCATCTAGTTAGGCCTTCCTTTCAAGAGGAcccatttgcttctaggtattttatgcaaAACAGGTCTCATAGCTTCTACAGCCAGCCATAATGCCATTACATACACCTCTCAACTCAGAATACGCCTCTATTAAGCACAGAAGGACCCCACATGAGCGCTTGTCATAAAATTCCCAAGGTGTTTGAGTATCCtgatttaacacacacacacactcaaaaatcAACAAACAGCAAATGCCTTAACTACCTCTGAAATCCTGTTCCGGTGTGCTGGATGCATTTGCCTtagtggaaaggaaggaagccagGTATTACACTCaacgtgggggaggggaagccggCGGGAGAAAACACCCAATAATCGTAGCTATTTAGCCTACTTTTTCAAGACTCGGTAACAAAGGAACATCTACCTGTACAGGAGAACTTGGGAGGAGGGATGGTTAAGAAAGGGAAGGGCAAAGGGCCGTATACTAAGTCAGAATACGCGCTGTCAGTGTCTCAACCACCCCAGAGAAACAGGCTTTCAAGAAACCAAGGCTAAAAAGGGATGGGGGAGTTTAGCATCCCCGGGCCCCAAAGCCAGACAATGCCTCAGACATGACCTGTTAGCGCCCTTCACCAAAAGAACGGATTTCCAAAAGGAGGGACCTCTTCCGTCCCCACTCTCCGAGTAAATAATACCAGCAGCGCAAAGGGCACATGCCGGGGGACCCGAGACGCCGGGCCGAACGCAAACACCCCAGACATAGAGTTCCTTCTGGGAAAGAGCTGCTTCCAGAACCTTCTCAACACCACTAATTCTCCCTCGGTTCTTTAGACCAGCGAGATGAAAAGGGCTGAAGTGAACGGGCGGCGCCCCTCCCCAGAGCCCGACACCTGCGGGCCCAGGTGCGCCCcgaggcggggggaggggtggcggggGAAGGTGGGCTCCGGGGGGCCCTGCGGGGCGCGGTGGGGCCGACTGGGGAGAAGGCGCCTCCGGGGATGGGTGATGGGTGGGTCCCTTACGGTCTCCCTCAGCTTCCTCTCGTAGTCCAGCTCGCGCTGCAGGCTGCCCGCGCGCTCCTCCGCGGCGTCCGCCTGCTCCTGCAGGCTCCGAATCTTCCTCCGCACCGCCTCCAGCGAACTGCTCCCCGCCATTGAGCCGGGGGGCGGCGGGCCGGCAGGCTGGCCGACTGCCGCGGGAAAGGCCGGCTGCTGCGCtcctgccgccgccgctgctgccgcGCTCCGACACCCCGGCCACCCCGCCCAGGCCGCGGCGCGCCACAGCAGCGCCCCCTGCGGCCCAGGCACAGCCCGGAAGTCGCGACCTCCTAGGCTGCGCAGGCGAACCGCAGGCGGGTGCGCGAGCGCCGGGGGCGGGCCcagcgggcggggcggggcgcgcgcCGCGGACCCCGGGAATTCTCCAATCGCGGGAGGCACCGCGCATGCTCGCGGCCGCGGGGCTGACAGGCGCGGTGCGCAGGCTGCCGGGGCACCTGGTGAGCGGGAGGGTGGCCAACGCGCCAAGGGTGTTACTTCGACTCCCAGCGCCCCTCCCCTGCGCCGTGGGGAACCCGAGTAACGGATTTGGCTGCAAAGGGCGACGGTGCCGCCTGTTGGCGGCGGGAGCGCTCCGCTCGGGACTGCCAGTTTCCCATGCCCAGGAAGGAGAAAAGCCGAGCGAGGGGTTTGGGGCTTGAATGTACCCCCAAAGGGATTGTTCCTCGATGTAAAGAACCCCAGAACACAAGATCCTAACCACAACAACTCTCCTTCCCTCCAAACT
It encodes the following:
- the TPM1 gene encoding tropomyosin alpha-1 chain isoform X24, with product MAGSSSLEAVRRKIRSLQEQADAAEERAGSLQRELDYERKLRETAEADVASLNRRIQLVEEELDRAQERLATALQKLEEAEKAADESERGMKVIESRAQKDEEKMEIQEIQLKEAKHIAEDADRKYEEVARKLVIIESDLERAEERAELSEGKCAELEEELKTVTNNLKSLEAQAEKYSQKEDKYEEEIKVLSDKLKEAETRAEFAERSVTKLEKSIDDLEDELYQQLEQNRRLTNQLKLALNED
- the TPM1 gene encoding tropomyosin alpha-1 chain isoform X20, whose protein sequence is MAGSSSLEAVRRKIRSLQEQADAAEERAGSLQRELDYERKLRETAEADVASLNRRIQLVEEELDRAQERLATALQKLEEAEKAADESERGMKVIESRAQKDEEKMEIQEIQLKEAKHIAEDADRKYEEVARKLVIIESDLERAEERAELSEGKCAELEEELKTVTNNLKSLEAQAEKYSQKEDKYEEEIKVLSDKLKEAETRAEFAERSVTKLEKSIDDLEDELYAQKLKYKAISEELDHALNDMTSI
- the TPM1 gene encoding tropomyosin alpha-1 chain isoform X23, which gives rise to MKVIESRAQKDEEKMEIQEIQLKEAKHIAEDADRKYEEVARKLVIIESDLERAEERAELSEGQVRQLEEQLRIMDQTLKALMAAEDKYSQKEDKYEEEIKVLSDKLKEAETRAEFAERSVTKLEKSIDDLEEKVAHAKEENLSMHQMLDQTLLELNNM
- the TPM1 gene encoding tropomyosin alpha-1 chain isoform X18 gives rise to the protein MAGSSSLEAVRRKIRSLQEQADAAEERAGSLQRELDYERKLRETAEADVASLNRRIQLVEEELDRAQERLATALQKLEEAEKAADESERGMKVIESRAQKDEEKMEIQEIQLKEAKHIAEDADRKYEEVARKLVIIESDLERAEERAELSEGKCAELEEELKTVTNNLKSLEAQAEKYSQKEDKYEEEIKVLSDKLKEAETRAEFAERSVTKLEKSIDDLEVEGFPGGAVVESLPADAGDTGSCPSPGRSHMPRSG
- the TPM1 gene encoding tropomyosin alpha-1 chain isoform X21, producing MAGSSSLEAVRRKIRSLQEQADAAEERAGSLQRELDYERKLRETAEADVASLNRRIQLVEEELDRAQERLATALQKLEEAEKAADESERGMKVIESRAQKDEEKMEIQEIQLKEAKHIAEDADRKYEEVARKLVIIESDLERAEERAELSEGQVRQLEEQLRIMDQTLKALMAAEDKYSQKEDKYEEEIKVLSDKLKEAETRAEFAERSVTKLEKSIDDLEEKVAHAKEENLSMHQMLDQTLLELNNM
- the TPM1 gene encoding tropomyosin alpha-1 chain isoform X25 — encoded protein: MAGSSSLEAVRRKIRSLQEQADAAEERAGSLQRELDYERKLRETAEADVASLNRRIQLVEEELDRAQERLATALQKLEEAEKAADESERGMKVIESRAQKDEEKMEIQEIQLKEAKHIAEDADRKYEEVARKLVIIESDLERAEERAELSEGQVRQLEEQLRIMDQTLKALMAAEDKYSQKEDKYEEEIKVLSDKLKEAETRAEFAERSVTKLEKSIDDLEDELYQQLEQNRRLTNQLKLALNED
- the TPM1 gene encoding tropomyosin alpha-1 chain isoform X19, yielding MAGSSSLEAVRRKIRSLQEQADAAEERAGSLQRELDYERKLRETAEADVASLNRRIQLVEEELDRAQERLATALQKLEEAEKAADESERGMKVIESRAQKDEEKMEIQEIQLKEAKHIAEDADRKYEEVARKLVIIESDLERAEERAELSEGKCAELEEELKTVTNNLKSLEAQAEKYSQKEDKYEEEIKVLSDKLKEAETRAEFAERSVTKLEKSIDDLEEKVAHAKEENLSMHQMLDQTLLELNNM